The Nitrospira sp. KM1 genome includes a window with the following:
- a CDS encoding AsmA family protein: protein MKLFIGLLLFLGLIVVAILTLPFLVDLADYQDHYKPLVEEALNRKIQLQKARLTLWPQVGARIAGFTVLEDPAFGNGSFASLSSLDIGVKLLPLFSGTVEIEAITLRDPVITVIKSSSGILNVSTIGGSGHPQPSSPTVPPEPSGNPLQALALLAVDRVTIEHGMLIYRDLSSQTVSEHQLQDLNVSLTSVHLGSMPAVHAEATILPSNLAVRIDGTLGPLAERPEIERYAFDLRAGNMSATLTGKLVNQQLNARLSSPSIKSADLPIQLPVTKPVEIKDFLVEVTAPYPVRQGVSAMESVHIQNLSLAVAVGQSLVTIKGTMLGGTAQITASAASIDTADIPVELPLTKPAAIKDFHLAAAAKLPIKNAAAPLEIADVSDLRFGVLTGASAISVKGTVREGQAKVLISSPTVKTSDLPVKTPFVQPVDLQDLRATLEMKGREIKLSGLTVRFLEGQTSAQGSVTTGLAAPPFTGNMTMKGMQLSPALKSLHPDSPVSLSGTAAMNLAVAGQGFSIPESTKALTGTGHVDVKNGRIEGVNLVDELAELFKAAGVSPASARATVFSTLESDLALKGGVVRVQKLFMDSHDFQAVGRGTVGLDQTLNLVLNLNLSQTVSRKLTQSSPLVKIALKDGRLRLPLFVTGTVQNPSYGIDLKDLTGKIQEQVQDKAKEAVKGLLDGTKTPRDLEREGRDLLNDLLGR, encoded by the coding sequence ATGAAACTCTTCATTGGCCTACTCCTATTCTTGGGCCTCATCGTTGTGGCCATCCTTACGCTTCCGTTCCTGGTTGACCTCGCCGACTATCAAGACCACTACAAGCCGCTGGTGGAAGAAGCGCTGAACCGGAAAATTCAACTGCAGAAGGCTCGTCTGACTCTTTGGCCGCAAGTAGGTGCTCGGATTGCCGGATTTACCGTTCTGGAAGATCCGGCATTCGGCAACGGCTCGTTTGCTTCTCTCAGCTCTCTGGATATCGGGGTCAAACTCCTGCCGCTATTCAGCGGAACTGTTGAAATCGAGGCGATCACGCTTCGCGACCCCGTCATCACCGTGATCAAGAGCTCTTCCGGCATTCTAAACGTATCGACCATCGGAGGCAGCGGCCATCCACAACCCTCATCTCCGACAGTTCCGCCTGAACCATCCGGCAATCCATTACAGGCATTGGCGCTGCTCGCCGTTGACCGCGTCACCATCGAGCACGGAATGTTGATCTATCGCGATCTTTCTTCACAGACCGTGAGTGAACATCAGTTGCAGGATCTCAATGTATCGCTCACGTCCGTTCATCTCGGCAGCATGCCCGCCGTCCATGCTGAAGCCACCATTCTGCCTTCCAATCTTGCGGTACGTATCGACGGGACTTTGGGGCCACTCGCCGAAAGACCCGAGATCGAACGGTATGCATTCGATCTGCGTGCCGGAAACATGTCCGCCACTCTTACCGGCAAACTTGTGAACCAACAATTGAATGCACGACTTTCTTCCCCTTCGATAAAGTCCGCAGACCTGCCGATTCAACTACCTGTGACCAAGCCGGTGGAGATCAAGGACTTTCTTGTAGAGGTGACCGCGCCCTACCCCGTCAGGCAGGGAGTTTCCGCCATGGAATCGGTACACATCCAAAACCTCAGCCTGGCTGTAGCCGTAGGACAATCTCTCGTCACTATCAAGGGGACGATGCTCGGAGGCACGGCTCAAATCACTGCATCAGCAGCATCTATCGATACCGCGGATATCCCGGTTGAATTGCCACTGACCAAACCGGCTGCCATCAAGGATTTCCACCTGGCAGCCGCTGCTAAACTCCCGATCAAGAATGCGGCGGCACCTCTTGAGATCGCCGATGTTTCCGATCTGCGATTCGGAGTGCTGACCGGAGCATCGGCAATCTCCGTCAAGGGAACGGTTCGAGAAGGACAAGCGAAAGTGTTGATTTCTTCGCCTACGGTCAAGACCAGTGATCTCCCCGTGAAGACACCCTTTGTTCAACCGGTCGATCTGCAAGACCTTCGGGCCACCTTGGAAATGAAAGGGAGAGAAATCAAGCTGAGTGGTCTGACCGTCCGCTTCCTCGAAGGGCAAACCTCAGCGCAAGGTTCGGTCACCACCGGCCTTGCCGCTCCTCCATTTACGGGAAACATGACAATGAAGGGAATGCAGCTTTCCCCCGCACTGAAGAGTCTGCATCCCGATAGCCCGGTATCCTTGTCGGGGACAGCAGCCATGAATCTTGCCGTCGCGGGACAGGGGTTTTCGATTCCGGAGTCGACCAAAGCTTTAACCGGTACGGGTCACGTTGACGTGAAAAATGGAAGGATCGAAGGGGTCAACCTCGTGGATGAGTTGGCCGAATTGTTCAAAGCCGCCGGGGTCTCCCCCGCATCCGCGCGCGCCACGGTCTTTTCCACTTTGGAAAGCGATCTTGCACTCAAAGGAGGGGTCGTCCGGGTGCAAAAACTTTTTATGGATAGTCACGACTTTCAGGCGGTAGGCCGAGGGACGGTCGGATTGGATCAAACGCTCAATCTGGTCCTCAATCTAAACTTGTCCCAGACTGTCAGCCGGAAATTGACTCAGTCTTCCCCTCTGGTGAAGATTGCGCTCAAAGACGGGCGGCTGCGACTTCCACTATTCGTCACCGGAACAGTCCAAAATCCATCCTACGGGATTGATTTGAAGGATCTTACCGGAAAAATTCAGGAACAGGTTCAGGATAAAGCCAAGGAAGCAGTAAAAGGCTTGCTGGATGGAACTAAAACTCCGCGTGATCTGGAGCGGGAAGGAAGGGATCTACTGAACGACTTGCTTGGTCGCTAG
- the dnaX gene encoding DNA polymerase III subunit gamma/tau yields MDYQVSARKYRPGTFDDVIGQGHVVQTLVNSITTKRIAQAYLFSGTRGVGKTTIARILAKALNCEQGPTGTPCAACSNCLEIAQGTSVDVIEIDGASNTSVDDVREIRENVKFTPFRGSYRVYIIDEVHMLSNSAFNALLKTLEEPPPHVVFIFATTEIHKIPATILSRCQHYNFRRIARQEIIERLRHVARQEDITIEERSLTALARASEGSMRDALSLLDQAIAFGGKTIVHADLEALLGAVPQELLRVMIQAITAQDSAEALDVLAQLLDQGHDLRAYCAEVVEYVRNMLVIAVTAQQDWPRLIEASPDDLAQIAADRGALTPEQLQQLFTLFTQAEDALRLSAHPRFVLETAAVRATRLLRLSEATPVHRERPASGPPPQPTKASPDKTKNTSAERPSTSVASRTDSRPATPPPAGPSVGHSESRKAPVPAADEKVENKGLETASEQNDRRVASAPVRAQAAVLNWEQLQDEVAHNHPNIAPFLEMGRFVGIEGNVVTVGFAKQAMTARSLLEKPDNMHVLTSLCERLSGQPVKLRIVELSDNHPPGPTMAQIRAAKEQEQKVVLFEQARAHPVVKQALEMFGAELADVRAVSHQKGVEE; encoded by the coding sequence ATGGACTATCAGGTCTCAGCAAGAAAATATCGCCCCGGCACCTTCGACGACGTGATCGGTCAGGGACACGTCGTGCAGACGCTCGTCAACTCGATTACGACCAAGCGAATTGCGCAGGCCTATCTTTTTTCCGGGACTCGGGGCGTCGGGAAGACCACCATCGCGCGCATTCTGGCCAAAGCGCTCAACTGCGAGCAGGGACCGACCGGCACGCCCTGCGCCGCCTGTTCCAACTGTCTTGAAATCGCTCAAGGAACATCTGTAGACGTCATCGAGATCGACGGCGCATCCAATACGAGCGTTGATGATGTGCGGGAAATTCGGGAGAACGTAAAATTCACTCCCTTCCGAGGCTCGTATCGGGTCTACATCATCGACGAAGTGCATATGCTCTCGAATTCCGCTTTCAATGCCCTGCTCAAGACATTGGAGGAGCCGCCGCCGCACGTCGTCTTCATCTTTGCGACGACGGAGATTCATAAGATCCCCGCGACGATTCTGTCGCGATGCCAACACTATAACTTTCGACGTATCGCACGGCAGGAGATCATCGAACGGCTTCGCCATGTGGCTCGACAGGAAGATATCACGATAGAGGAGCGAAGTTTGACGGCGCTTGCCAGAGCCAGCGAAGGCAGCATGCGAGATGCACTGAGCTTACTGGATCAGGCGATCGCGTTTGGCGGCAAGACGATTGTCCATGCCGATCTCGAGGCGCTATTGGGAGCCGTTCCCCAGGAACTCCTTCGGGTGATGATCCAGGCCATTACCGCCCAAGACAGCGCAGAGGCGCTGGACGTGCTCGCCCAACTATTGGATCAGGGGCACGATCTCCGAGCCTATTGCGCGGAGGTGGTCGAGTATGTGCGGAACATGCTGGTCATAGCCGTGACGGCTCAGCAGGACTGGCCGCGGTTGATCGAAGCGTCGCCGGACGATCTTGCGCAGATTGCGGCTGATCGAGGAGCACTCACTCCGGAGCAGCTTCAGCAACTGTTTACTCTTTTCACTCAGGCTGAAGACGCATTGAGATTGAGCGCGCATCCCAGGTTCGTTTTGGAAACTGCCGCTGTGCGTGCTACCAGGCTGCTCCGGCTTTCCGAGGCGACTCCGGTACATCGAGAGCGGCCAGCTTCCGGGCCGCCTCCTCAACCCACGAAGGCTTCGCCGGACAAGACAAAGAATACGTCGGCCGAGCGACCATCAACTTCCGTCGCTTCGAGAACCGATTCCCGGCCTGCCACACCGCCTCCAGCAGGTCCCTCCGTTGGTCACTCCGAATCACGAAAGGCCCCGGTTCCGGCTGCCGACGAGAAGGTGGAAAACAAAGGATTGGAGACAGCGAGCGAGCAGAATGACCGACGGGTTGCATCCGCGCCGGTGCGCGCGCAGGCGGCGGTACTCAATTGGGAACAACTTCAAGATGAAGTGGCCCACAATCATCCCAATATCGCTCCATTTTTAGAAATGGGTCGGTTTGTGGGTATCGAGGGGAATGTCGTGACGGTCGGCTTCGCCAAACAGGCCATGACGGCCAGGAGTCTGTTGGAAAAACCAGACAACATGCACGTTCTGACATCGCTGTGCGAACGGCTGAGCGGTCAGCCCGTAAAGCTTCGGATCGTCGAATTATCCGACAATCATCCGCCGGGTCCGACGATGGCGCAGATACGGGCGGCGAAAGAACAAGAACAAAAGGTGGTGCTGTTCGAGCAAGCACGAGCCCATCCCGTCGTCAAGCAGGCGCTGGAGATGTTCGGAGCCGAGCTTGCCGATGTGAGGGCGGTGTCGCACCAGAAGGGAGTAGAGGAATGA
- a CDS encoding YbaB/EbfC family nucleoid-associated protein has protein sequence MKNPFGNMANVMKQAQAMQAQMAKIQEEAASKTVTGSAGGGTVTVTANGAMDLVSIVIDPEVVKSGDVDMLQDVVLAASNDALRKARQMMADEMKAVTGGMNLPGLF, from the coding sequence ATGAAAAATCCATTTGGAAATATGGCCAACGTGATGAAACAGGCCCAGGCCATGCAGGCCCAGATGGCCAAAATCCAGGAAGAGGCGGCCAGCAAGACCGTCACCGGTTCCGCAGGCGGCGGTACGGTCACTGTGACCGCCAATGGAGCCATGGACCTGGTGAGCATCGTCATTGATCCCGAGGTGGTGAAAAGCGGTGATGTCGACATGTTGCAGGATGTCGTCCTGGCAGCATCCAACGATGCGCTTCGAAAGGCCCGTCAAATGATGGCCGATGAAATGAAGGCCGTGACGGGCGGCATGAATCTACCCGGCTTGTTCTGA
- the recR gene encoding recombination mediator RecR: MAVDQQGLLPRLVRELVRLPGIGQKTAQRLAFHVLKAEREDALRLADAIRAVKDGLTFCQQCRNIAEGPLCELCLDPKRDRRKILVVEEPSTLYAVERAAGYRGLYHVLLGALSPLDGIGPSDIRAEELIDRVRLGGVEEVIVATNPTIEGEATAIYLTNQLKPLGVRVSRIAYGIPVGMDIEYADEVTLLKSIEGRRDL; encoded by the coding sequence ATGGCCGTCGACCAACAGGGACTCTTGCCGCGTCTCGTGCGGGAACTCGTTCGGTTACCCGGTATAGGACAGAAGACCGCCCAGCGGCTGGCGTTTCACGTGCTCAAGGCCGAGCGAGAGGATGCGTTGCGTCTGGCGGATGCGATCCGTGCGGTGAAGGACGGGCTGACGTTCTGTCAGCAGTGCCGGAACATTGCGGAAGGCCCGTTGTGCGAATTGTGCCTGGATCCCAAACGCGACAGAAGAAAGATTTTGGTGGTAGAAGAACCCAGTACCCTCTATGCAGTCGAACGGGCGGCAGGATATCGTGGGCTCTACCATGTGTTGCTCGGCGCGCTTTCTCCCCTCGATGGCATAGGCCCTTCCGATATCCGCGCCGAAGAGCTCATTGATCGTGTCAGGCTTGGAGGGGTCGAGGAGGTGATCGTGGCGACCAATCCGACGATCGAAGGGGAAGCGACCGCGATCTATCTGACAAATCAGCTAAAGCCGTTAGGCGTGCGTGTGTCCAGGATAGCCTATGGAATTCCCGTTGGGATGGATATCGAGTATGCGGACGAAGTGACGTTGCTGAAATCCATAGAGGGACGTCGCGACCTTTAA
- a CDS encoding TraR/DksA C4-type zinc finger protein: protein MKARSSAKRPSVSAPRSVSTRSRPKSQSGREKYGPIRRDLQRQRKAILDEAGEGITKRDRQEAFPDVSDQASAEVDQNFTMRIREREQKLLKKIDEALERMDKKTYGICERCEEEIPYPRLKARPVTTLCIECKTVQEQEEKIRR from the coding sequence ATGAAGGCACGATCGTCAGCCAAACGCCCCTCGGTTTCTGCCCCACGGTCCGTCTCAACCCGGAGTCGCCCCAAGTCACAGTCAGGACGAGAAAAATACGGTCCCATCCGTCGTGATCTTCAGCGTCAGCGCAAAGCCATTCTTGATGAAGCCGGGGAAGGCATTACGAAGCGAGATCGGCAGGAGGCATTTCCCGACGTAAGTGATCAAGCCTCCGCCGAGGTGGATCAGAATTTCACGATGCGCATCAGGGAGCGCGAGCAGAAGCTCTTGAAGAAAATCGATGAGGCGCTCGAGCGGATGGACAAGAAGACCTATGGCATTTGCGAACGCTGTGAAGAAGAAATCCCTTATCCTCGATTGAAAGCCCGCCCAGTGACCACACTCTGCATCGAATGTAAGACCGTGCAGGAACAAGAAGAGAAAATACGCCGCTAG
- a CDS encoding tetratricopeptide repeat protein — protein sequence MFPKIRPSSTRVCVLRLLTITLIAALAACETPNPRPPNLPPSETDLLLLKSSHLCDRKKDFLQQHPASSLQTKSWGTGQELVIPADRSPSKGDESYFFTEDGWLVGALFTFSSGLDLKPYPVLRHTLTMLKPSMEFYLNVANLATKADMDSTALYETGDEKTTTQYMIIGPKDEPVLLQASMAPDPFVRLFSPYRREFLNRLRMPNGPKPGQQIDSQGGEDKEPFPSLQQFARGQTAQLAYCGSQDYAIAADAYQKSIASGFTNKVWLAEAHHKYGQALFGLGQYEKAKAEMMQSLTIRPNTPETLNNLGTVYQKLGDKAAAQAAFEKAVLLKPNYALARFNLAEMVEPTDQKRALNEYETYLAIVEGIPEEADRIALVQQRVKALKH from the coding sequence ATGTTTCCAAAGATCAGACCTTCGAGCACCCGAGTCTGCGTTCTGCGGCTTCTGACCATCACGCTGATCGCTGCACTTGCAGCATGTGAAACGCCGAATCCTCGGCCCCCGAACCTTCCCCCTTCAGAAACCGACCTGCTGTTGCTCAAATCCTCTCACCTCTGTGATCGCAAGAAAGATTTTCTGCAGCAACATCCTGCTTCATCCCTCCAAACCAAGAGCTGGGGAACAGGACAGGAATTGGTCATTCCTGCCGACCGCAGTCCTTCCAAGGGAGACGAATCTTATTTCTTCACCGAGGACGGCTGGCTCGTCGGAGCGTTGTTTACATTTTCTTCGGGACTCGATTTGAAGCCATACCCCGTGCTTCGACACACCTTGACCATGCTGAAACCGAGCATGGAGTTCTATTTAAATGTGGCCAATCTCGCGACCAAGGCCGACATGGATTCCACAGCCTTGTACGAAACGGGAGATGAGAAAACCACAACGCAATATATGATCATTGGACCCAAGGACGAACCGGTTTTGCTCCAGGCCTCCATGGCGCCGGACCCCTTTGTTCGATTATTCTCTCCCTACCGTCGGGAATTTTTGAATCGATTGCGTATGCCGAATGGTCCGAAACCGGGCCAGCAGATCGACAGTCAGGGAGGAGAAGACAAGGAACCGTTCCCGTCACTCCAGCAATTTGCCAGAGGACAGACGGCACAATTGGCGTATTGTGGATCCCAAGACTATGCCATCGCCGCCGATGCGTATCAGAAATCCATTGCCAGCGGGTTTACCAACAAGGTGTGGCTTGCCGAAGCGCATCACAAGTACGGTCAAGCCTTGTTCGGACTCGGGCAGTACGAAAAAGCGAAGGCCGAAATGATGCAGTCATTAACCATTCGTCCCAACACGCCCGAGACGCTCAACAATCTAGGGACCGTCTATCAGAAGCTGGGTGACAAAGCCGCCGCTCAGGCTGCATTTGAAAAAGCCGTGCTGCTAAAACCCAACTATGCTCTCGCCCGCTTCAACCTGGCGGAAATGGTCGAACCGACGGATCAAAAACGCGCGCTCAATGAATATGAAACCTACCTGGCCATTGTCGAAGGCATCCCCGAGGAAGCCGATCGCATCGCTCTCGTTCAGCAACGCGTCAAAGCGCTCAAACACTAG
- the trmFO gene encoding methylenetetrahydrofolate--tRNA-(uracil(54)-C(5))-methyltransferase (FADH(2)-oxidizing) TrmFO has protein sequence MRTDIVIIGGGLAGSEAAWQAANRGAKVTLYEMRPKSMTAAHKTGGLGELVCSNSLGSSDPITAPGLLKEEMRKLGSLVIRAAEQARVPAGSALAVDRDQFSSMISQSLQAHPNVRILHDEITEIPSDCVCIVATGPLTSDKLSQAIAGLTQSNHLFFYDAISPIIDADSIDMDVAFRASRYGKGEDDYLNCPMDESTYTRFYEALLAAEKVLPKEFEKIPYFEACLPIEVMAERGKHTMQFGPLKPVGLEDPRSGRRPHAVVQLRTENAHRSCYNIVGFQTKLTYGEQKRVFRMIPGLEGAEFLRYGSLHRNTFINSPQLLHTTLQFKSRNTLFFAGQLVGVEGYTDSAAMGGLAGINAARCLAGLPPVAPPPTTAHGCLLAYITSTDPCRFQPMNSNFGLFPPLSSPVRDKERKRRLIVERALKDHAAWMTQSGLS, from the coding sequence ATGCGAACAGACATCGTCATCATCGGAGGGGGCCTTGCCGGTTCTGAGGCGGCGTGGCAGGCGGCCAATCGCGGCGCCAAGGTGACCCTCTACGAAATGCGTCCGAAGTCGATGACGGCGGCACATAAAACGGGGGGCCTGGGAGAACTGGTCTGCTCTAATTCTTTAGGGTCCTCGGATCCAATCACGGCGCCAGGTCTCTTGAAGGAAGAGATGCGGAAGCTCGGTTCACTCGTCATCCGGGCGGCCGAGCAGGCCAGGGTGCCTGCCGGTTCCGCATTAGCGGTCGATCGTGATCAATTCTCTTCTATGATCAGCCAATCTCTTCAGGCACATCCCAATGTACGAATTCTTCATGACGAGATCACGGAGATTCCTAGTGACTGCGTCTGCATCGTGGCGACCGGTCCGTTGACTTCCGATAAGCTTTCCCAGGCAATCGCCGGGCTGACACAGTCGAACCATTTATTCTTTTATGACGCCATCTCCCCGATTATCGACGCCGATTCCATCGACATGGATGTGGCATTCCGCGCTTCACGGTATGGAAAGGGAGAGGATGATTACCTGAACTGCCCCATGGACGAATCAACGTACACTCGATTTTATGAAGCGCTGCTCGCAGCAGAGAAAGTTCTGCCAAAAGAGTTCGAGAAGATTCCTTATTTCGAAGCGTGCCTTCCGATTGAAGTCATGGCCGAGCGGGGAAAACACACGATGCAGTTCGGGCCATTGAAGCCCGTCGGCCTGGAAGATCCCCGGTCGGGCCGGCGGCCGCATGCGGTCGTCCAACTGCGGACCGAAAATGCGCATCGGTCGTGTTACAACATCGTTGGCTTTCAAACAAAGTTGACCTATGGAGAGCAAAAACGAGTTTTCCGCATGATTCCAGGTTTGGAGGGTGCGGAGTTCCTGCGGTACGGCAGCTTGCACCGCAACACGTTCATCAATTCTCCGCAGTTGCTGCACACTACATTACAGTTCAAGAGTCGAAATACCCTGTTCTTTGCCGGGCAACTCGTCGGCGTGGAAGGGTATACCGATTCCGCTGCCATGGGAGGGCTGGCAGGTATCAATGCCGCCCGGTGCCTTGCGGGTCTACCTCCCGTAGCGCCTCCTCCCACCACCGCCCATGGCTGTCTTCTGGCCTATATCACCTCCACGGATCCCTGCCGCTTTCAACCGATGAATTCGAATTTTGGGTTGTTCCCGCCCCTCTCTTCGCCTGTTCGGGACAAAGAGCGCAAACGCCGTTTGATCGTGGAGCGTGCACTTAAGGACCATGCCGCATGGATGACGCAATCCGGGCTTTCCTAA
- a CDS encoding tyrosine recombinase XerC gives MDDAIRAFLRFLATERGASSETIRSYRSDLRQFHGFVRRHQTTMAVDPASITIDAVRAYLQWLDQKREKRTTIARKVACLRSFYRCLFREGIVGHDPLEDLRGPKQGKPLPRVLTKDEAVALVTCPDVRQPFGLRDRAILETLYSTGARVSELVSLNTDDLASTGLVRLKGKGRRERIVPIGQVAVEAIRAYRESLPRASPPGHHDPMFMNHRGGRLTSRSVARMVARYSDRLTGGSASPHTLRHSFATHLLDEGADLRAIQEMLGHASLGTTQKYTHVAMAQLLAVYDQSHPRAGRMTSGRAARTGKRPA, from the coding sequence ATGGATGACGCAATCCGGGCTTTCCTAAGGTTTCTGGCCACAGAACGCGGTGCATCCTCCGAGACCATACGCAGCTACAGGTCGGATCTCAGGCAATTCCACGGTTTTGTGAGACGTCATCAAACGACAATGGCAGTTGATCCGGCCTCGATTACGATTGACGCCGTGCGGGCGTATCTCCAATGGCTCGATCAGAAAAGAGAGAAGCGCACCACCATTGCGAGGAAAGTCGCTTGTCTCAGAAGTTTCTATCGCTGTTTGTTCCGAGAAGGCATCGTTGGCCACGATCCCCTCGAAGACCTCCGAGGACCCAAACAGGGTAAACCGCTCCCGCGTGTATTGACGAAAGATGAAGCGGTGGCCTTGGTGACGTGCCCTGACGTTCGCCAACCATTCGGACTGCGGGATCGGGCCATCCTCGAAACGCTCTATTCGACCGGCGCGAGAGTCAGCGAGCTCGTCTCTCTCAATACCGATGACCTTGCCTCGACCGGATTGGTACGATTGAAAGGGAAAGGACGCAGGGAACGAATCGTTCCCATCGGACAGGTTGCCGTCGAAGCGATACGCGCATATCGAGAATCCCTGCCACGTGCCAGTCCTCCGGGACATCACGACCCAATGTTTATGAATCATCGCGGAGGGCGGTTGACGTCTAGAAGCGTCGCAAGGATGGTGGCCCGCTATTCCGATCGATTGACCGGAGGTTCCGCCAGTCCGCATACGTTGCGGCACTCCTTCGCCACGCATCTGTTGGACGAAGGCGCGGATTTACGGGCGATACAAGAAATGCTCGGTCACGCATCCCTCGGCACAACTCAGAAATACACCCATGTGGCGATGGCTCAGCTTCTGGCGGTATACGATCAATCCCATCCCCGGGCCGGCCGTATGACGAGCGGGCGAGCCGCTCGAACGGGGAAACGGCCGGCGTGA
- the argB gene encoding acetylglutamate kinase, producing the protein MNKLIKKANVLIEALPYIRTFRGKTIVIKYGGNAMTESSLKERFAQDIVLLKYVGINPVIVHGGGPQIDEMLDRLGIESTFLHGVRVTNEATMEVVEMVLAGKINMEITDLINRHGGSAVGLSGKDGGLILSKPLTAKAWAESLERDFDEEDGEHDFGFVGDIDKVDPSLLHRLQEDHYIPVIAPIGTDREGTTYNINADLVAGAIAGALQAEKLVMMTDIKGIRDAKGRHLSTVSRKDVQRMVKKGTITEGMLPKVHACLDALEDGVGKAHIIDGRMPHAILLEVFTRKGIGTEITS; encoded by the coding sequence ATGAATAAGCTCATCAAGAAAGCGAACGTCCTGATCGAGGCGCTGCCCTACATCCGAACGTTTCGCGGCAAGACCATCGTCATCAAATATGGTGGAAACGCCATGACCGAATCGTCCCTGAAAGAACGGTTCGCGCAGGACATCGTGCTCCTCAAGTACGTCGGCATCAATCCGGTCATCGTTCATGGTGGTGGTCCTCAGATCGATGAAATGCTGGATCGGCTCGGCATCGAATCGACGTTCCTCCACGGGGTTCGCGTTACCAACGAAGCCACGATGGAAGTCGTCGAAATGGTTTTGGCGGGCAAGATCAATATGGAGATTACGGATCTCATTAACCGGCACGGCGGAAGCGCCGTGGGTTTGAGCGGAAAGGATGGCGGGCTCATTCTCAGCAAACCGTTGACGGCAAAAGCTTGGGCCGAAAGCTTGGAGCGTGACTTCGATGAAGAGGATGGAGAACACGATTTCGGATTCGTCGGGGACATCGACAAAGTGGATCCGAGCTTGCTGCACAGACTTCAGGAAGATCATTACATTCCGGTCATCGCGCCCATTGGGACTGATCGGGAAGGCACGACCTACAACATCAATGCGGACTTGGTGGCCGGGGCGATCGCCGGTGCGTTACAGGCGGAGAAGTTGGTCATGATGACCGACATCAAGGGTATCCGGGATGCCAAGGGACGGCATCTCTCGACCGTGTCCCGCAAGGATGTTCAACGCATGGTCAAGAAGGGCACGATCACGGAAGGGATGCTCCCGAAGGTGCACGCCTGTCTTGATGCTCTCGAGGACGGCGTGGGAAAAGCCCATATCATCGACGGCCGAATGCCGCACGCCATTCTTCTTGAAGTGTTCACGCGCAAAGGCATCGGCACCGAGATTACATCATAA
- a CDS encoding M28 family peptidase codes for MSDQHLRIRRHLRTFAGERHPDTSAGSLQQAARYMASVFTRSGWVTTMRPFRSGRQNYHNVVAVRNPARGRQAQQAAPLLIGAHYDTVTGSPGADDNASGLTVLLEVAHRMAAKELVRPIWLAAFCLEEEGLVGSRAFAAELSRSGQPLHGAIILECVGYASQEAGSQRTPPGVPIAVPTVGNFLALIGNESSRLLLGDVLSCAKQTVPQLPVVPLLVPGRGEALPDVRRSDHAAFWDAGFSAIMLTDTANFRNPHYHTVTDTMDTLDLSFLEHVIDLICACANGPAVAG; via the coding sequence GTGTCCGATCAGCATCTTCGCATACGCCGGCATCTTCGAACCTTCGCGGGTGAACGTCACCCTGACACGTCCGCCGGATCGCTTCAGCAAGCGGCGCGATATATGGCAAGCGTCTTCACCCGGTCCGGTTGGGTCACCACGATGCGCCCCTTTCGGTCCGGGAGGCAGAACTATCACAACGTGGTGGCAGTCAGGAATCCGGCGCGTGGAAGACAAGCTCAGCAGGCGGCTCCACTTCTTATCGGCGCACACTATGACACGGTCACGGGATCTCCGGGAGCTGACGATAATGCGAGTGGGCTGACGGTGCTGTTGGAGGTTGCCCATCGGATGGCAGCGAAGGAACTCGTCCGTCCGATATGGCTCGCAGCATTTTGTCTGGAAGAAGAGGGCCTCGTAGGGAGTCGCGCCTTTGCCGCCGAACTTTCGAGGTCCGGCCAACCGCTGCATGGGGCGATCATTCTGGAGTGTGTTGGATATGCCAGCCAGGAAGCCGGCTCCCAACGGACGCCTCCCGGCGTACCCATTGCCGTGCCGACGGTCGGCAATTTTCTCGCGCTCATCGGCAACGAATCGTCACGGCTGCTTCTTGGGGATGTTCTATCCTGCGCCAAACAGACGGTTCCGCAGTTACCGGTTGTTCCGCTGTTGGTTCCAGGCCGCGGGGAAGCCCTGCCGGATGTTCGCCGGAGCGACCATGCGGCCTTTTGGGATGCCGGGTTTTCTGCCATCATGCTCACGGATACGGCCAACTTTAGAAATCCTCATTATCATACAGTCACCGATACGATGGACACGCTGGATCTTTCGTTTCTCGAGCACGTCATCGATCTGATCTGTGCCTGCGCCAATGGTCCGGCGGTGGCAGGCTGA